In Tubulanus polymorphus chromosome 8, tnTubPoly1.2, whole genome shotgun sequence, one genomic interval encodes:
- the LOC141909689 gene encoding glutaminase liver isoform, mitochondrial-like — protein sequence MPIVRAICNQLKLSNLLRWRRVILQPSSGFLCESRQASSFNRGPSDLTHHEPAGEVTRDLTNPQKLFETVDELFDSSARFIYDYSKSHSLNHVSVIRDSKELRSVEDILFELLCDKDEKISINRFFNLLQSTGLRLNDPRLRESMHNFTSVQRQVSEFDGTDGILVDRETFRECVSDNVVLIGRAFRNQFVIPEFSKFTNQLDQIYWKCRTNTTGKVADYIPQLARFSPDYWGVSVCTIDGQRHSIGDANIHFCLQSVSKPLNYALALSDLGSEVVHQYVGQEPSGGSFNELSLNTSSRPHNPMINSGAIVISSLLKNQLKLADRFDYILGMYRRLAGGEFLGFSNATFLSERETADRNFALGYYMKENKCFPEGANLLETLDFYFQLCSIEATGESASVMAATLANGGICPITGDRVLDADSVRNTLSLMHSCGMYDYSGQFAFQVGLPGKSGVSGAIMLVVPNVFGMCMWSPPLDATGNSCRGIQMCQELVNTYNFHNYDNLKYATQKTDPRRRRIDNKAQDIVNLLFGAFNGDVSAIRRYALSGMDMRQSDYDGRTALHLAAAEGHAEVVTFLLEKCDVPLTPKDRWGFTPMCDAKRFGHDSVVEILNNHEHKLSDLEQQKIDDDKQCNVANSDDSTISSDDYAPSTNDKSDLEPHKD from the exons ATGCCCATTGTACGCGCAATCTGTAACCAACTGAAGCTCTCTAATCTTCTACGATGGCGCCGGGTGATTCTTCAACCATCATCAGGATTTTTATGCGAGTCGAGACAAGCGAGCTCGTTTAATCGGGGACCCAGCGATCTGACACATCATGAACCAGCTGGAGAAGTAACCAG AGATTTGACCAATCCTCAAAAATTATTCGAAACCGTCGATGAATTATTTGATTCGTCCGCAAG gTTTATTTACGATTACTCAAAAAGTCACAGTCTAAACCATGTATCTGTAATaag GGATTCGAAGGAACTACGCAGCGTCGAGGATATTTTATTCGAGTTATTGTGCGATAAAGATGAGAAAATCTCGATCAACCGATTCTTCAAC TTGTTACAGTCGACCGGACTGCGACTCAACGACCCGAGACTCCGTGAGTCGATGCACAATTTCACGAGCGTTCAGCGACAAGTTTCCGAATTTGACGGCACGGATGGAATTTTGGTCGACCGCGAGACGTTCAGAGA GTGTGTATCGGATAACGTAGTGTTGATCGGTCGCGCGTTTCGCAATCAGTTCGTTATTCCAGAGTTCTCAAAATTCACCAATCAGCTCGATCAAATCTACTGGAAATGCCGTACGAACACGACCGGTAAAGTGGCTGATTATATCCCGCAGCTGGCGCGATTCTCCCCCGACTACTGGGGCGTCAGCGTTTGCACGATCGACGGACAGCG tcATTCAATTGGAGATGCTAATATACATTTTTGTCTGCAATCAGTCAGTAAACCGTTAAACTACGCGCTGGCACTCAGCGACCTCGGATCGGAGGTCGTACACCAGTATGTCGGTCAGGAGCCAAGTGGCGGTTCATTCAATGAACTCAGTCTTAATACCTCGA GTCGGCCTCACAATCCGATGATAAACTCGGGAGCGATCGTGATTTCTTCGCTGTTGAAGAATCAGCTGAAACTCGCCGACCGATTCGACTAC ATTCTAGGGATGTATCGCAGACTGGCTGGTGGTGAATTCCTCGGCTTCAGCAACGCTAC GTTCTTGTCGGAACGAGAAACAGCCGATCGGAATTTCGCGCTCGGTTATTACATGAAAGAAAATAAGTGTTTTCCGGAAGGAGCAAATCTACTGGAAACGTtggatttctattttcag TTGTGTTCGATCGAAGCGACCGGTGAGTCGGCTAGCGTAATGGCCGCCACGTTAGCTAACGGAGGAATATGTCCGATAACCGGGGACCGCGTGCTCGACGCCGACTCAGTCAGGAATACTCTCTCACTGATGCATTCGTGTGGCATGTACGATTATTCGGGACAATTCGCTTTTCAA GTTGGGTTACCTGGTAAATCTGGCGTGTCCGGCGCGATCATGTTAGTTGTGCCGAATGTATTCGGAATGTGTATGTGGTCGCCACCGTTAGACGCAACCGGTAACAGTTGCCGTGGAATACAGATGTGTCAG GAGTTGGTCAACACGTACAATTTTCATAATTATGACAATCTGAAATACGCCACGCAGAAGACCGACCCAAGACGGCGCCGTATCGATAATAAAGCTCAGGATATCGTTAATTTATTGTTCGGCGCTTTCAACGGCGACGTCAGCGCAATCAGACG GTACGCGTTGTCTGGAATGGACATGCGACAGTCGGACTACGACGGTCGCACCGCCTTGCATCTAGCCGCCGCTGAAGGTCACGCGGAGGTCGTTACTTTCTTACTGGAGAAATGCGACGTTCCGTTAACGCCAAAAGACAG GTGGGGCTTTACACCGATGTGCGACGCCAAACGTTTCGGTCATGACTCCGTCGTCGAGATTCTGAACAATCACGAACACAAACTGTCTGACTTGGAACAACAGAAGATCGACGACGACAAACAATGTAACGTCGCCAATAGTGACGATAGTACAATCAGCAGCGACGATTATGCTCCAAGTACGAACGATAAAAGCGATTTGGAACCGCACAAAGATTAA